Part of the Rhizophagus irregularis chromosome 4, complete sequence genome is shown below.
GTAATacttaaatctttatattttttctcaaaatacaGAATCGTTAAAGCCGCACATctaattgaatataaatatataatgggTAATCACAAATTAcattatagaaattaattgatattattgtcattatatttaatttcattattgtaatattaaaattttaacttacattgtaaaaaaaaccttaattaataatttttattataataacttcATACTTTAGATTTACATAGTTGACGTGGGGTCGTGGGGTGAACTCTTACTTATTAAACCCGTGATTCGACACGCCAAAGATCTGGTGTCACATAATCTTTATTGGCTTTTAACGTCATATAACAGTCCATTTCGGAAGAATGCTTCTAAACAATAAAAGTTTTAACACAAGGCAAGAATGATTCAAGggtacagttttttttttaatgaatatttattgcagtcaaacaaaaaaacaagTGAAAATAAAGTCACATTCagattgatttaatattttacttaattttattaccaaaaatacagaaaaaattttatataaaataatagtacATTAAAAATCCAAGTTAATTAGATTATGCGACGATTGacgtatttaataaaataataaagtttattttgtaattcaaaaaaatttacaattttttttttaaaaaagaattaaaattcattGATTTAACAAAGGACCAATAATAACAAAcctaattatataaaatgttaaaCCAAAGAATCcccattattattaatacatatattacgctaaagtaaaatttaaagacGGAAACCAATTATATTGCTATATTGCTCTTTATTTGTAATCTTTatcatgttttttattatcatgttttttattatagtcaTTACCGTAGTCATCGTAGTCATTATAGTCATTGTTATAGTTACCGTAGTCATCGTGGTCTTTCTTCTTGTCGTTATCATTGGGAGCAGGTGAAcgtttatatttttgttctttgTTATCGTGCTTGTCGTAGTCATTATCCTTCTTGTGATCGTAGTCATTGTCCTTCTTGTGATCGTAGTCATTATCCTTCTTATAATCGTAGTCATTGTCCTTCTTGTGATCGTAGTCATTGTCCTTCTTGTGATCGTAGTCATTGTCCTTCTTGTGATCGTAGTCATTGTCCTTCTTGTGATCGTAGTCGTTATCCTTCTTGTGATCGTAATCATCTACATACGGATTATAATAAGGGTTGTAGTCTTTGACGTACGGGTTATAGTATGGATTATAATCCTTGTTATCTTTGTGATCGTAATCGTCATTTTTCTTCTTGTAATCATCGTTATCATTGGGAGCGGGTGAACGTCTatgatatttttgttttttgttatcGTGCTTGTCGTAGTCATTATTATCCTTGTGATGATCGTAGTCATTATCCTTGTTCTTGTGATCATAGTCATCTACATACGGATTATAATAAGGGTTGTAATCTTTGACGTACGGGTTATAGTATGGATTATAATCCTTGTTATCTTTGTGATCGTAATCGTCATTTTTCTTCTTGTAATCATCGTTATCATTGGGAGCGGGTGAACGtttatgatatttttgttttttgttatcGTGCTTGTCGTAGTCATTATCCTTCTTGTGATCATAGTCATTATCCTTCTTGTGATCGTAGTCATTATCCTTCTTGTGATCGTAGTCATCTACAAACGGATTATAATAAGGGTTGTAATCTTTGACGTACGGGTTATAATATGGATTATAATCCTTATTATCTTTGTGATCGTAATCGTCATTTTTCTTCTTGTCGTAACCATTGGGAGCGGGAGAACGTTTGAAACGATAACCaccatgtttatttttttgttttttatactTGTCATCATAATCATTGTCATAATCATTGTGTTTATGATTGTGTTTATGATCGTGTTTGTTGTAATTATCTACatgtttattatctttataattattatcattattagcAGAAGTAAAAGCTACCATGGCTAAAAAGCCAAACACGAAAATagtcgatttcatttttatctattaaacTTTCTTTTTGATAAGAGAAGTGAAGAAACACTGAAAAAGAGGGAATGGAAGGgtatttatacttaaaattttccTGATCCGTTAATTACTAATCATAGGAAAGTCTAACGATAATTTCCCAAATTAgaaagatatttaaaaaaaaaaattaattaagatcAAATTGTTCAAAGATAAATTGTCATAAAAAAGGTCaaatcatacaaaaaaaaaatattttcgcgGGAAAACCCATGATTGATCGAcaagttattttaattttttttatattaaaaatttttttgccaagtaaaaaaaaaatgaaataaaaataattttttttaaagaactaAAAATTTAGTAAGTTTTTAGCTCAAATTAAGTATTTTTCATacaaaatgtttattttattaaaattgttatcaaTGATGTaaacaaattttcatatttttcctGATAATCAACAATGAACTATACAAATAAAGGAATTTCATTCAAAGGATCGAACTTATTGAAATTGGTAAATCATTTCCCGTTATTCCGGTACtccgtaaaaaaattttccccagatttttttttatactttttagtTCATTTTGTGTCACATAatgttttttctatttataaaaaaattctcaggATTCTAATAACTATATTTTTGgatttaaaacaatataaaaatttcgtcatgatttttaataaaaaaaaaactgttatatgaaaaaataaaaaattattaattaaaaatagatataCTGGGCTGAGTCAAAAATTGTTATTACTTTTGAATTacgatctaaaaaaaaaaattttacatattcgCGTAATTTTATGATTCATGTGAAGTACTGGATCGATAGGGTGGGAATCTCGTgttacaattatatatatattttttaatatgttaacctttggataaattaatattaatattcttaatatatattttaattagagGATAGGAAATATGATACTTTATTTCCGTGATATTACATCACATCAAAAAATAACTAAGCCTAATATTTAGCGCagtcgtaaaaaaaaaaattcactgGCTGAATTTTTTTGGGCTgaaattcaaaattcttttaactaaatttagaTATGGAGATCAATAATGGGATGGCACAATCTTGCCCAGagattttcattctttttctattatgataatgaaattaaatttaccaaaattaaatatattgtaactGATTCTATTTCATTCACGAGAAGTTAATGACATAAGACATaccttatttaattttattaacagtTTTTTAAAGTACGTAATAATGTAACATTCTAGCATCAATGATATTACAAAAAGTTCACATGATAAAATGTCTCAATACTTggctttttttaatttatctgatTTTGAATCAATgagattattatattagtaaattcCATTGTCAATACGAAAGTAGTAATAATCTCACAAAACataataactatttttatgtacaatttttttttttcaaaaaaaataaagtttgcCCGATTCTTAAGAATCAGATTACTACATAAGAATtaaatcatcataaattttcttcttaaaaagaattacttctttttttaattcttttgaatTTGTGTAAATTTCTCacactaaaaaaagaaaattcatataaatattctattgactctaaaaaaaaaaaaatgttataattaGATTTTGTGTCCATCATGAATTCATTTCTCACGAGAATGTAAAACGTTATTTTGTAAATGCGATATCAATAACGGAATGATCAACCTAGAAGAAAAAGGGTTTCGTCTTATTGGAGTATTGGACGAAATATGTTTGTTATACTTGCACACAGAATTGTGctttgattttctttatcacaaacaaataaatgaaattaatcgTGATTCAcacaacatttttaaattctcaAATTTATGGTAGCGTTGGTCGAATTTAGGAGAAGTTTCGGAGAACCATTCTGATAAACTAGAACCATCGTTTGGAGAGTGATTTACTACAAGTGATGTcatttttattaccattttcctCAAAATGCTTATCGTTATAATATAAGAATTATATCCTCATTAATCATTTGGTCAAacatttctaaaaattaaCTTCATATTTCTTAAAAAGGTGTGCTTACCTGTTACTTAAACCTGCAACTTTAGCTTCTACACCATCGCTTGCCGATTGATCCACCTGTATCAAAGATCGTTGtaattttggctaaatttGGCCGACATTTAActtggccagaattaacaataatttatcCCTGAAATTTATCCCCGTGATTTCCCGAGATTAACCAAAATTTATCTGCGCCATATGCTGTAACACACTTTATTTACCAAATTCGACTTTCCTATACGGAAAATAATTAACCTTGAAAGCTTAAcattaaatctaaaaatagtaCATTTTGAATCGGGATTTTTTGTTAATAGGAGGATCGTACATTGTAATCATTGAAATTCAGTACAAGAAtacctttaaaaaatattattataatataaatcgGAGTAATTCATCACGAAATGAGCATTAACCACAAATAGCAAAAGCCTTCTGATatccataaataattttcaccgtgataataatagtaaaagtaATGTATGAATCaagcgtaatatttttaatcaaattattatggaCTTATGACTCAAAGGACTCTCAAATTCATCGTTTATGAGGTACTTTacgtaatattattatattggttTGGCAATGATGACAAGTACTTATATTACTCTTTTATTAGCCTAGCGACTTTTATTAACTAAAGATTGATTATATAACAAATCCTAATAATATGACCTGCCCTTTGAGTGAATATACAAGCTTAACTAAATACAATGCAAAACCTTATGGAAAGTCTCACGTGACTTCAATCAAAGATCCGCCAATTATTTAACtcatgatttaaatttttaacggTATAAATTGCTGcgcataaaatttttataaaaaaaaatatatatttatttgaaactaATTCCCCTTTTCTGATCATCACTTCGactattttgattttgattgcATTAACATAATAAATGGAAAAGAATTTTCTAACCTCGATGCCAAAAGTGGCTTccaaccctataaaaaattttttaagttaaagGTTTATGAGTTTGAGAAGTTTGAAAGGTTTTATAAGTTTGTTTGTTTTTAAGCTTTGTTATGAGGTTTTAATTTCACCAGTGATATATACTACCAATATCGGTCGTAAGTTGTCCATATCAGCCGCAGCAGTGTCATCACCAGTAATACTATGAAGCTTTTcccatgaaattttttatgggATAACCATGTGTCTGGAACTGTTGTACTcctttctattattttattggcCAAAACCAAAAGTATAAGATTTCGCTTAATATAGAGACTTATAAGTACTAGCGATTTTTTTAGCTGATCTTAATTAAGTTTTTAATCCACATCTCTTCATCCCCCTATTGTTTTATTGTTTtcaattttgttataatatgGATCAATGTTAGTAGACGTTAAATTTTACTTGAACATTATGTTCTCTTAAGAATACTTCggtatgttttattttattcataccTTAATTTTTGCGGGAAAGTTGGCTGAACTTCCATGTACTGTACCTACTCCTACATACTTTATATCTTACTGAAAAGGAGAAAAGAGATATAGGGCGTAATTAACGATATCATCTGATGCCAAGAAAGCTTTGAAGGCACATGAGTATGGAGTTTTCATACCTTTTCACATGGGAAATCTACCTGTAAGACGCAAAAGTTGGACAAATGGAGATCTCAAAATTGCAAAGTTCTCAGCCCTTCCTAACATATGCTTTTATCGTCGCTATTCACTTATGTGGCAACCTCTGTACCGCAAGTAAACACTCTTTTCACATTTTTCTCTCATTTATTTGGggaaaaataaagaacaaaggttaatccactttttttttcaaatatgcaAAAATCCAATATGTTGCACAGACCTGACCCTGTGGAACTGAAGATCAGCACTCTGGGTTGACGCAATGTGCCAATGTCTGATCACCACTCCGGAGTGTTTGACCAAACTGATCGTGATCGGTATAATCCTAAACGCTTTGCAAATTCTTCTGTAATAATTATGACATCTGAACTCGCGCCTCTATTTGGGTTACCCCTGGCTGAttgatacaatttttattaacagttATAATTTTCAGAGGAGGAGGCttgtaaatttgatataagGCCTGTTTGTTTAGCCGATCTTTGACCTTTGACCTCTGCAAAATTCTTTTGAGCTGTTGATCTCCTCTCTGGATTGGCATGGATCTGATTGATAACAAAAAGACGTTGTCGATTAATAACACGATATATATGATCTacgatataatttttaatcatatttacaaaatcaatcgctgtttcttttttttcctaaaacaTTTCTACCGTTATATCAAGAGGATGATTatatccaaattttattaaaacagaATTCTTATTTTCTAATTCGTTAATGAACACATTTTTAAGGTGATCTTTACAGAGCTTGACAACATCGTTACATCTCTTCACCTCTGAATAATATTCTGTTATTGAGTCTTCGCCTTGAAGCAACAACCCACATCGGAATTTTTCTATCTCATCTGTATTATCTTCGGTCATCTGTATCATCACCATCCGGCCATATCTCCCATCGAAGTTCATGCGGATAATATAGCAATTCTATCAGTTCAAATTTTGTGAAAGATAAAAAGCATCGGATTGTAGGAATACACGGAATAATGACGttgaattttttacattaGGCAGGCTATAGGGAAGGTCATATAGAGTTAGTACTTAGTAGAGTACTTAATTTGTAGGGTACCAGGAAATTATGAAATAGCTGTCTTACTCTACCATGGTTACCGTATACAAATTGCTTAAGCGTTTCCTCTCTCCAACGCCTAACTACCTTTGGTTTTGATTTCACAAAAAAGTTCATCCCGTTCGCTCCAGTCGTAAATAGTCCAATCTGAGTCTCTCTGCCCATTattctttgataaatttattgaaggCTTCCTTTTTCTTGGCATCTATACCTCATCAAACatttgctaataaaaaaataagcagACATCTGATTGATAATCACCGCTTTGCACAGAACCCACTGATATAATCGTTAAACCCGGCTAAGGCCAAAATGGCTGAATAGAGTTATTACATACAACTTAAATtcctaaataaagaataaatatatttttagttatattttgATGATAGCCATtgtttatacatttttttacacTTAGTACAATTATGTctgtgtaatttattatatacgtATTATTAGCTTTTACACATTTatacacaaaaatttttcctaaatccaattaattataaagatatcATGAATGTAAAAAACggtattatcttttttttttaaaaaaaaaagctacatattacaaaataacataaaattactaagtCAATATAAATGTAATCTCAAACAGAATGAgaaacgaaaaagaaaaagatagtTATATCTATAATTGAAAAGGAAAAAGTAAACAAcatgaataaaaaagaaaaaaaaataaaccaaaaataaaactaaaaagaaaagaaaaactcTATAATTGAAAAGTTCTATTTATCTGTCTATGGGAGTAAAAATCTCACATCTTCAACTGCCCTTCAGAATTACCCTGATTAATAGTCATAATTGCATAAGTAAGAATTCCACCTGGTGAAAACGTCAAGACACTTAGTTTAAGGAAAAAATGAATTGATATATGCcctacaaaattttcaaaattttttagtcaCTATCACCTAATACCATATGAGGTTTACCATCCTGTTAATTATGCATAAACAGGGAACCCAGGACACCTACGTGGCCATCATAGGATCTATGGCAATCTCATATAGTATTCAATAACAACAACTAAGTAAGTATGACATAGAAATATGTGTCATTTCCACGGGCACCACGGCCTGCCCTCCCATATGGATCGGCTTGGGGATCACCTATGTGGCATCATTGTAGCTACGACTTGTGCACAAAGCAGATGACTACATAGCCAGTAGCAAATGGTACGTACTACGAGCACATAAACCTCTATGTCAATCATAACAGTCCACCATCCGGAAGACTTTCTGCGAACCCTCCTCCGGTGAACACGTACTCGTACGTCCATCCGGCAAACTGTTATTTATACTCACCATTTAATGATATGACCCAGCCTCGTTTAGTGTTAGATTGTCCTCTATCGCAAATAGATACCAAATTTGGCATTATCTTAAATGTACCGTTTCCGTTGATCCGCCTAAAAAGAATCAAATGTGTGATAGACAGCAGAAAACATGTAAAAAGAACCACAAAAGCGTCTAGACTGACAAGAGTAGTTGGAGTGGTTTTTCACTTACAAAACAAGTTTCCAATAGCTAGTGAAACTCGTTACCCATATGTTGTCCAAAGGCAGTTCCGCCAGTAAATACAGTTCTTGATGTTGACATATATATTCTTTCCgtcttaatatttatttgcgTGAAATATTTGCGcgtgaaaaatatttatttacgcgTGAAAAAAGTCTATTTACGCgagatatttatttgaaaagaaagtattataaaaaaagtatttagttGTGTCTGAAGGAGTAGTGAAAGAGATGGAggagagataaaaaaaaaaagaaaaagaactgtataaatattattttttttgttgtacaaGCTTTTCATAAAAGTacataatcatataaaaagtataaatgatATCAATACAGTATTTGTAGCTTTTAATTACCTAATCATGACGTATTTTAATCATATGAATAATTAAGTAATGTTAAACTGGACATGATTGGATAAGATAATGCGCAGTAAATTTATTAGGCAAGTGTGGATCAATGTTTGATTCGTCagagttttttaaataaagttgcAACTTTATCTACAGATAAATAACTGTTGCGTCCTTTagccatctaaaaaaagaagaaacaaaacGGTAGTAAgtatttcgttaaaaaaatggtttaaaaaaaaaatgctcaAGTTCC
Proteins encoded:
- a CDS encoding uncharacterized protein (SECRETED:cutsite_TSA-NN; SECRETED:prob_0.8931); SECRETED:SignalP(1-19) gives rise to the protein MKSTIFVFGFLAMVAFTSANNDNNYKDNKHVDNYNKHDHKHNHKHNDYDNDYDDKYKKQKNKHGGYRFKRSPAPNGYDKKKNDDYDHKDNKDYNPYYNPYVKDYNPYYNPFVDDYDHKKDNDYDHKKDNDYDHKKDNDYDKHDNKKQKYHKRSPAPNDNDDYKKKNDDYDHKDNKDYNPYYNPYVKDYNPYYNPYVDDYDHKNKDNDYDHHKDNNDYDKHDNKKQKYHRRSPAPNDNDDYKKKNDDYDHKDNKDYNPYYNPYVKDYNPYYNPYVDDYDHKKDNDYDHKKDNDYDHKKDNDYDHKKDNDYDHKKDNDYDYKKDNDYDHKKDNDYDHKKDNDYDKHDNKEQKYKRSPAPNDNDKKKDHDDYGNYNNDYNDYDDYGNDYNKKHDNKKHDKDYK